A genomic window from Polaribacter gangjinensis includes:
- a CDS encoding heavy metal translocating P-type ATPase: MKHKYQIQGMTCKGCLRTVNNAISEVEGVKNVEIDFETSTAVIEMEKHIPLVTFEKALQEKKAKYHIHPYKNDETVTRTFPVNGMTCNGCKSHVETVLSKVDSVTDVSVNLEKAEATINMKSEIPIETFQDIFKNDGGTYSIYKAGQRPESNQEEEQKPNGKGTGTFYCPMHCEGDKTYDEPGDCPVCGVDLVEEQNLSTASAEQWTCPMHPEIVKDEAGSCPICGMDLVPMEADSSAEEKTYKKLLNKFWIASVFTLPIFLIAMSEMLNNNPLYDIMEQKNWNWIQFALSIPVVFYATWMFFERAYRSIKTWNLNMFTLIGIGAGVAWLFSVFGMLFPDVFPEQFKTELGAVHVYFEAATVILTLVLLGQLLEARAHSKTNSAVKELLKLAPNKAIKIVDGEEIEVSIDEIELNDILKVKPGDKIPVDGVIIEGETTIDESMITGEPIPVNKSQEDKVSSGTINGNQSFLMKAEKVGSDTLLSQIIHMVNDASRSRAPIQNLADKVSGYFVPVVVLISIITFIVWSIWGPEPVYVYAFVNAIAVLIIACPCALGLATPMSVMVGVGKGAQNGVLIKNAEALEKMDKVNTLIVDKTGTITEGKPTVETVGAFNDALSEKEVLQYIVSLNTNSEHPLAEATVKYGKEHNAEILKSEDFSAVTGKGVEATIKDKKVALGNPKMMEYAKADIISKMKDEAKSYQKQGKTVSYLSIDETVVGYVVIGDKIKETSAKAIKALQDKGIDVIMLTGDNHDTAQAVASELNLADFKASMLPEDKLKEVEKLQKNGKVVAMAGDGINDAPALAKSDVGIAMGTGTDVAIESAMITLVKGDLHGIVKAKNLSNAVMKNIKQNLFFALIYNTLGVPIAAGVLFPFFGILLSPMIAALAMSFSSVSVIGNALRLRTKNI; encoded by the coding sequence ATGAAACACAAATATCAAATTCAAGGAATGACCTGCAAAGGTTGTTTGAGAACTGTTAATAATGCTATATCAGAAGTTGAGGGTGTAAAAAATGTAGAGATTGATTTTGAAACATCAACAGCTGTTATAGAAATGGAAAAGCATATTCCATTAGTTACTTTTGAAAAAGCATTGCAAGAAAAGAAAGCAAAGTACCATATTCATCCCTACAAAAACGATGAAACTGTCACGCGTACTTTTCCTGTAAATGGAATGACCTGTAATGGTTGTAAATCTCACGTAGAAACTGTGTTATCTAAAGTAGATAGTGTTACGGATGTTTCTGTTAATTTGGAAAAAGCCGAAGCTACCATTAATATGAAATCTGAAATCCCGATTGAAACATTTCAAGACATTTTTAAAAATGACGGAGGCACTTACAGCATATACAAAGCAGGTCAACGACCAGAATCTAACCAAGAAGAAGAACAGAAACCCAATGGAAAAGGCACAGGCACATTTTATTGTCCTATGCATTGCGAAGGCGATAAAACTTATGATGAACCAGGCGATTGCCCTGTTTGCGGAGTGGATTTGGTGGAAGAACAAAATTTATCCACAGCTTCAGCAGAACAATGGACGTGTCCTATGCATCCAGAAATTGTCAAAGACGAAGCAGGTTCGTGTCCTATTTGTGGGATGGATTTAGTACCAATGGAAGCAGATAGTTCAGCAGAAGAAAAAACGTATAAGAAGCTATTAAATAAATTTTGGATAGCATCTGTATTCACATTACCCATTTTCTTAATTGCTATGAGTGAAATGCTTAATAACAATCCATTGTATGATATAATGGAACAGAAAAATTGGAACTGGATTCAATTTGCATTATCCATTCCAGTTGTCTTTTACGCTACGTGGATGTTCTTTGAGCGTGCTTATAGAAGCATAAAAACGTGGAATCTCAATATGTTTACACTCATTGGAATTGGTGCAGGTGTGGCTTGGTTATTTAGTGTATTTGGGATGTTGTTTCCAGATGTATTTCCTGAACAATTTAAAACTGAATTAGGCGCAGTTCACGTCTATTTTGAAGCAGCAACGGTAATTCTAACATTGGTGCTTTTAGGTCAATTGTTAGAAGCTCGTGCGCATAGTAAAACCAATTCGGCAGTAAAAGAGTTATTAAAGTTAGCACCTAATAAAGCCATAAAAATAGTAGATGGTGAAGAAATTGAAGTCAGCATTGACGAGATAGAACTCAACGATATTCTCAAAGTAAAACCAGGCGATAAAATTCCTGTTGATGGTGTGATAATCGAAGGTGAAACAACCATTGACGAATCTATGATTACAGGTGAACCTATTCCTGTAAACAAATCTCAAGAAGATAAAGTAAGTAGCGGAACAATTAATGGTAATCAATCCTTTTTAATGAAAGCCGAAAAGGTAGGAAGTGACACGCTATTATCGCAAATCATTCATATGGTTAATGATGCCAGTAGAAGTCGCGCACCTATTCAAAATTTAGCAGATAAAGTTTCAGGTTATTTTGTGCCAGTTGTAGTTCTTATTTCTATTATCACTTTTATTGTATGGTCTATTTGGGGACCAGAACCAGTTTATGTGTATGCGTTTGTAAATGCGATTGCAGTACTAATCATTGCGTGTCCTTGTGCTTTAGGTTTAGCAACACCAATGTCTGTAATGGTTGGTGTGGGTAAAGGTGCTCAAAATGGTGTATTGATTAAAAATGCTGAAGCTCTTGAAAAAATGGATAAGGTAAATACGCTTATCGTTGACAAGACAGGAACAATTACCGAAGGAAAGCCAACAGTTGAAACCGTTGGTGCTTTTAATGATGCTTTAAGCGAAAAAGAAGTGTTACAATACATCGTTTCATTAAATACCAATAGCGAACATCCTTTAGCAGAAGCGACAGTTAAATATGGCAAAGAACACAACGCAGAAATTTTAAAGTCCGAAGATTTTAGTGCAGTCACAGGAAAAGGTGTTGAAGCGACCATAAAAGATAAAAAAGTAGCATTAGGTAATCCTAAAATGATGGAATATGCCAAAGCAGATATTATCTCTAAAATGAAAGACGAAGCTAAATCTTACCAAAAACAGGGTAAAACAGTTTCTTATTTGTCAATAGATGAAACCGTTGTTGGGTATGTAGTTATAGGCGATAAGATAAAAGAAACAAGTGCTAAAGCGATTAAAGCACTTCAAGATAAAGGGATAGATGTAATAATGCTAACAGGTGATAATCACGATACAGCACAAGCAGTAGCATCAGAACTAAATCTTGCAGATTTTAAAGCCAGTATGCTACCAGAAGACAAACTCAAAGAAGTAGAGAAACTACAAAAAAATGGAAAAGTAGTTGCTATGGCAGGTGATGGAATTAATGATGCACCAGCATTGGCAAAAAGTGATGTAGGTATTGCAATGGGAACAGGAACAGATGTAGCGATAGAAAGTGCTATGATAACTTTAGTAAAAGGCGATTTACACGGTATTGTAAAAGCAAAAAATTTGAGTAATGCTGTAATGAAGAACATTAAGCAAAACCTATTTTTTGCACTTATCTACAACACTTTAGGTGTACCTATTGCAGCAGGTGTGTTGTTTCCATTCTTCGGAATACTACTCTCGCCAATGATAGCAGCTTTAGCAATGAGTTTTAGCTCTGTTTCGGTAATAGGTAACGCATTACGATTAAGAACAAAAAACATTTAA
- a CDS encoding helix-turn-helix domain-containing protein, which produces MKHTLFIKNMVCNRCKMSILKLLNDEGFEVEAIQLGKITVKENPNNDYLKFEKNLNELGFELIKDPTKALVEKIKVNLIEHIEKNDTNVILAKLESEMGKSYSILSKTFSKSEGITLEKYFINLKIEKVKEYIQLQELNFSEIAYSLNYKNSSHLAKQFKQVTGMSMTDFKNLQIDNRKPLDEIV; this is translated from the coding sequence ATGAAACATACATTATTTATAAAAAATATGGTCTGTAATCGCTGTAAAATGTCAATTCTTAAACTTTTAAATGATGAAGGCTTCGAAGTAGAAGCTATTCAACTTGGAAAAATAACAGTTAAAGAAAATCCAAATAATGATTATTTAAAATTTGAAAAGAATTTAAATGAATTAGGTTTTGAATTGATTAAAGACCCTACAAAAGCATTGGTTGAAAAGATTAAGGTGAATCTTATTGAACACATAGAAAAGAACGATACAAATGTTATTCTCGCTAAACTTGAAAGTGAGATGGGTAAGAGCTATTCCATATTGAGTAAAACCTTTAGTAAGTCAGAAGGTATAACATTAGAAAAATACTTTATAAACCTAAAAATTGAAAAGGTTAAGGAATATATCCAGTTACAAGAGCTGAATTTTTCAGAAATAGCATATAGTCTCAATTATAAAAATAGTAGCCATTTAGCAAAACAGTTTAAGCAGGTCACAGGAATGTCTATGACTGATTTTAAAAACCTACAAATTGATAACAGAAAACCATTAGACGAAATTGTATAA
- a CDS encoding TolC family protein has protein sequence MKHRSIYIKFVLALGSCFLGLFANAQQLETLINEAVENNPEIQKFELQYKRASEKVNEVNTIPNTEFGVGYFVSEPETRTGAQRFKVSAKQMLPWFGTITSRENYVSSLADAKYEDIVIAKRKLMASVSQSYYNLYANKAKQEVLTENIKLLETYETLALTSVEVGKASAVDVLRLQMRQNEMQQLKDVLQQQFLAEQTNFNNLLNRDNDVTVNVVDSLMIPSEDFDITFEKLVLHPELLKFDKLYQSIEQSELLNQKESSPMIGFGLDYINVAERPNMDFSDNGKDIVMPMVSVSIPIFNNKYKSQTKQNKLEQQEITAQKQERLNSLETLLDKAINERISARISYATQTKNLKQAKDAEDILIKSYETGTIDFNDVLDIQELQLKFQMNQIESVKTYYVQTTIINYLTN, from the coding sequence ATGAAACATAGAAGTATATATATAAAATTCGTTTTGGCTCTTGGTTCTTGTTTCTTGGGTTTATTTGCAAATGCACAGCAATTAGAAACATTAATCAACGAAGCTGTAGAGAACAATCCAGAGATTCAAAAGTTCGAGTTGCAATATAAGAGAGCTTCCGAAAAAGTAAACGAGGTCAACACCATTCCTAATACCGAATTTGGTGTTGGTTATTTTGTGAGTGAGCCAGAAACACGAACAGGTGCACAACGCTTTAAAGTATCTGCTAAACAAATGTTACCGTGGTTTGGGACTATTACTTCGAGAGAAAATTACGTGAGTTCATTGGCAGATGCTAAATACGAAGACATTGTCATCGCAAAGCGAAAACTAATGGCTTCGGTATCACAATCCTATTATAATCTATACGCTAACAAAGCAAAGCAAGAGGTTTTAACTGAAAACATCAAACTATTAGAAACTTATGAAACGTTGGCATTAACTTCTGTAGAGGTTGGTAAAGCATCCGCAGTAGATGTGTTGCGATTGCAAATGCGTCAGAACGAAATGCAACAATTAAAAGATGTATTGCAACAACAGTTTTTAGCAGAACAAACTAACTTCAATAATCTATTGAATAGAGATAATGATGTTACCGTGAATGTGGTAGATAGTTTAATGATACCTTCAGAAGACTTTGATATTACTTTTGAAAAATTAGTATTACATCCTGAATTACTAAAATTTGATAAACTCTATCAATCCATAGAGCAATCAGAATTATTGAATCAAAAAGAAAGCAGTCCAATGATTGGTTTTGGATTAGATTATATCAATGTTGCTGAAAGACCAAATATGGATTTCAGCGATAACGGTAAGGATATTGTAATGCCAATGGTTTCGGTATCTATCCCAATTTTCAATAATAAATATAAGTCCCAAACTAAACAGAATAAGTTGGAACAGCAAGAAATTACTGCTCAAAAACAAGAACGTTTAAATTCATTGGAAACACTTTTGGACAAAGCCATTAACGAACGCATTTCTGCAAGAATAAGCTATGCAACCCAAACCAAAAACTTAAAGCAAGCCAAAGATGCAGAAGACATTTTAATCAAAAGCTACGAAACAGGAACTATTGATTTTAATGATGTTTTGGATATTCAAGAGTTGCAACTAAAGTTTCAAATGAACCAAATAGAATCCGTGAAGACCTACTATGTGCAGACAACAATTATTAATTACTTAACGAATTAA